The genomic interval CGTGTCACGTACCACGAGCACGGTCGTGGTATTGTGCTGCACATACGAGGCGCTGAGCAGTTCGTGCAGTCCGTCGCTGTACTGCTGTTCCTGCACGACGATGACACTCGCGCCCTGCTCGATCGCGCGCTGCACAAATTGATGTCCGTCGACGTGTTCACCCTCGGTCGCGACAAACATCCAGCGGTCCGACACGCGCCGCGAATCGGTGGTGATGCCCGCGACCTCGGCGTCGAACGGACCATACATCTGCGACACAGGCACCCCATGCAGCAGCGACGAAAGCCGCACCGCTGTTGCGCGGCGTGTGCGATCGATCGAGAGCTGGCTGAAGTTCATCGTGTCAGTACGGGTTGGCGGTGAGAAAATGACGGAGGCCGGCCGACAGGGTGACACGCAGCCCGCGCGGCACAACGGTGCCGGCCCGCGGGATCTGGTCCACTATCACACCGCTGCCCATGGGACTCGGCACAAGACCCGCAGCACGCGCGCGCGCGCTGGCCTGCCTGATGCTCAGACCGGTGAAATCCGGTATGGTCACCATGGCGTCGTTTGCGCCCCGCTCACCGAGCGTGACACGTACCACCGATCCGGGTACCACGGATGCACGAGCGGACGGGTTCTGCGACACGATGGTCGTTCCGCTGCCCGACGATTCCATCTTGAATCCGTGTGAACGGAGCAGTGCGCCGGCGACGGACGGATGCATGCCCGCGAGATCCGGCACGGGACGCGGTGCGCCCTCTTCGGCCAGCAGCAGCGGCTCGGGACGCTTCGCGAACTCGGGTGTGCTATTGATGATCCGGAGGGCTATCTCACGAAAAATTGGCGCGGCAACCAGGCCGCCGTAATACCCGTTCCGCGGTTCGTCCAGAATCACAAGAATCAGGATTTTCGGATCTTCTACTGGGAAAAATCCGACAAACGAAGCCACGTGTGAACTGCTCGAATAGGTGGATCCCACGATACGTTGTGAGGTGCCCGTCTTCCCGCCGATCGACATGCCTTCGATACGCGCGAGCCGCGCCGTGCCGCTGTCGACAACGCCCTGCATGAATCCGCGCATCGTTGCGGCTGTCTCGCTCGAAACCACCCGCCGTATCGCCATCGGCACGGTTTCGTCCACGATGTTCCGGTTTTCATCCAGCAACCAGCGCCGCAGGAACGGCCGCATCAGGACGCCGTCGTTCGCGATGGCGGCGTAAGCGCAGGCGATCTGCAGGGCCGTGACCGAGAGACCGTACCCGAAGGCGAGGTACTTCAGCGTGATGCCGTCCCATTCCGTCGGCTTGCGCAGTTCGCCGCGCACTTCACCCGGCGCCTCGATTCCGGTGCGGATACCGAAACCATAATTGCGCGCGTACTTGTAAAACCGTTCCGCACCGAGCTTCTCCGCGAGTTTGGCCGAAATGATGTTCGACGACTTGATGAAAGCGCTTCGCAGCGACAGGCGGTCGGCGGGATGATCGTCGCGGATCGGCTTCTGGCTGGCGCTGTAATGCCACTCCCCGTGTTCCGCGCCTAATACATCGTTGGGCGCGAAGATCCCCTCGTTCAACGCCGCGCTCATCGCGACAAGTTTGAACGTGGAACCGGGCTCGTACACATCGGTGATGATGCGATTCTTCGATGCCGCGATTTCCTCGGCCGAATACTCACCGAGCCGGTTGGGATTCACGCTCGGCCAGTTGGCGAGCGCGAGGATCTCGCCCGTGCGCGGCTGCAGAATGATGCAGCGACCGGAGCTGGCATCCGAGGTGTCGATACCGCGCTGAAGTTCCTCTTCCGCGATGGCCTGGTACGACTGGTCCAGC from Ignavibacteriota bacterium carries:
- a CDS encoding PASTA domain-containing protein yields the protein MPVESFETGPGRNEVVRVLQRQQSVRRMYGLFIVLMAGFAAVVVKLALIQIRDSDKLREIALEQYQSRESITPIRGLILDRNLSILASNLIEYTLAADPSVIDRPDTVAAFLARIVPDARASVYLRKLSDTTRRYVVLEKRLGPEVFARFGSWKCYGVRMRPAPRRHYNFDGLAGALIGHTNSENLGQSGIELGMNEELAGKPGFIVYQRDANGRRRPEVDYPHKDPVNGRSVVLTLDQSYQAIAEEELQRGIDTSDASSGRCIILQPRTGEILALANWPSVNPNRLGEYSAEEIAASKNRIITDVYEPGSTFKLVAMSAALNEGIFAPNDVLGAEHGEWHYSASQKPIRDDHPADRLSLRSAFIKSSNIISAKLAEKLGAERFYKYARNYGFGIRTGIEAPGEVRGELRKPTEWDGITLKYLAFGYGLSVTALQIACAYAAIANDGVLMRPFLRRWLLDENRNIVDETVPMAIRRVVSSETAATMRGFMQGVVDSGTARLARIEGMSIGGKTGTSQRIVGSTYSSSSHVASFVGFFPVEDPKILILVILDEPRNGYYGGLVAAPIFREIALRIINSTPEFAKRPEPLLLAEEGAPRPVPDLAGMHPSVAGALLRSHGFKMESSGSGTTIVSQNPSARASVVPGSVVRVTLGERGANDAMVTIPDFTGLSIRQASARARAAGLVPSPMGSGVIVDQIPRAGTVVPRGLRVTLSAGLRHFLTANPY